From Drosophila virilis strain 15010-1051.87 chromosome X, Dvir_AGI_RSII-ME, whole genome shotgun sequence, the proteins below share one genomic window:
- the LOC6631625 gene encoding uncharacterized protein isoform X2 gives MMLKRIHQLLLYALCLLILAVFCAPAPSESRRVIFLAPPGIARGQILATHGIEKSCQKCHMRDHRGNCRRIISYSSGVCFT, from the exons ATGATGCTAAAACGCATCCATCAGTTACTTCTATACGCGCTGTGTCTGCTTATCTTGGCTGTGTTCTGTGCACCAGCACCGAGTGAATCTCGGCGGGTGATCTTCTTGGCGCCACCCGGAATCGCCCGCGGGCAGATACTGGCTACGCATGGCATAGAGAAGTCTTGCCAGAAGTGCCACATGAGGGACCATCGTGGCAACTGTCGGCGCATAATATCGTACAGTTCAG GAGTGTGCTTTACTTAG
- the Ser7 gene encoding serine protease easter, protein MTSHVLLLLLLLLGAQLQAQLEAPESRDNVPTHFGNCLTDLGSGQCVYRNNCVFPEYLNKLDVESNRQCYSLQRPGLVCCPSEQNVLPLLSVRVSQGVQTGRQETTELPRYPDCGASLAYRVIGGKNTELFEFPWTALLEYTVRENGNKQHICGASFIASRWLLTAAHCVHNHFVGNYRTLTGARLGEWNKTSNPDCIIQLNGKQECAPPHIQVSIDLKIMHPQFDSKNLTHDIALLRLAQPIDWHKHQHVEPVCLPPARGSRANQLVSSAADVSGWGATEQNNQPSDVKRKAVLYVQPQEQCEASFRQLGYTINNGQLCASGGVNVDSCLGDSGGPLTVEAYTPQKDHYVYQAGIVSYGKEICGETDFPGVYTRVSNYMDWIEQTIYNNSSTRGVVG, encoded by the exons ATGACGTCGCATGTATTACTGTTGCTATTACTGCTACTGGGAGCTCAGCTGCAGGCACAACTGGAAGCACCAGAATCGAGGGACAATG TACCTACACACTTTGGGAATTGCTTGACGGACCTCGGCTCTGGGCAATGTGTGTATCGCAACAACTGTGTTTTTCCTGAATATTTGAATAAACTGGATGTCGAGAGCAATCGACAATGCTACTCGCTGCAGAGACCCGGATTG GTATGTTGCCCTAgtgaacaaaatgttttgccctTGTTGTCAGTGCGAGTATCACAAGGAGTTCAAACTGGGAGGCAAGAAACTACAGAGCTTCCAAGGTATCCAGACTGTGGCGCTTCTCTGGCCTATAGAGTGATCGGGGGCAAAAACACAGAGCTGTTTGAATTTCCCTGGACCGCACTATTGGAATATACGGTACGCGAAAATGGAAACAAACAGCACATTTGCGGTGCCTCGTTCATTGCTTCACGATGGCTCCTTACGGCAGCCCATTGCGTTCACAACCACTTTGTTGGCAATTATCGAACATTGACAGGGGCCCGTCTGGGCGAATGGAATAAGACGAGTAATCCAGACTGCATAATCCAATTGAATGGAAAGCAGGAATGTGCGCCGCCGCACATTCAAGTCAGCATCGATCTAAAAATTATGCATCCACAGTTTGACTCAAAAAACTTAACTCATGACATTGCATTGCTGCGTCTCGCACAACCGATAGATTGGCACAAGCATCAGCACGTGGAGCCCGTTTGCCTACCGCCAGCGCGTGGCTCACGCGCCAATCAGCTCGTGAGCAGCGCCGCTGACGTTTCGGGCTGGGGCGCTACCGAGCAGAACAATCAGCCCAGCGATGTTAAGCGCAAGGCCGTACTCTACGTCCAGCCGCAAGAACAGTGTGAGGCGTCTTTTCGCCAGCTTGGCTACACCATTAATAATGGTCAGCTTTGTGCCTCAGGTGGTGTTAACGTCGATTCTTGCTTAGGCGATTCAGGTGGCCCGCTCACCGTCGAAGCGTACACGCCCCAGAAAGATCACTACGTTTATCAGGCCGGCATAGTTTCGTACGGCAAAGAGATTTGCGGAGAGACTGATTTTCCCGGCGTTTACACAAGAGTCAGCAATTACATGGACTGGATTGAACAGACCatatacaacaacagcagtacAAGGGGTGTTGTTGGTTAG
- the LOC6631625 gene encoding uncharacterized protein isoform X3, with protein sequence MMLKRIHQLLLYALCLLILAVFCAPAPSESRRVIFLAPPGIARGQILATHGIEKSCQKCHMRDHRGNCRRIISYSSGPVKMKLQRLLLAVGCILALLLTHSSRTTEARHLIFYSPHSRTLTGQLLISQRVKRPCPAGKMRDHRDRCRRAVIFARNK encoded by the exons ATGATGCTAAAACGCATCCATCAGTTACTTCTATACGCGCTGTGTCTGCTTATCTTGGCTGTGTTCTGTGCACCAGCACCGAGTGAATCTCGGCGGGTGATCTTCTTGGCGCCACCCGGAATCGCCCGCGGGCAGATACTGGCTACGCATGGCATAGAGAAGTCTTGCCAGAAGTGCCACATGAGGGACCATCGTGGCAACTGTCGGCGCATAATATCGTACAGTTCAGGT CCGGTCAAAATGAAACTGCAACGCTTACTTCTAGCTGTGGGATGCATTTTGGCGCTCTTGCTAACACATTCCAGTCGAACAACGGAGGCACGTCACCTGATCTTCTACAGTCCACACAGCAGAACGTTAACCGGTCAGCTGCTCATCTCCCAACGCGTCAAGCGACCCTGTCCGGCAGGCAAAATGCGCGATCATCGTGATCGCTGCCGACGTGCTGTCATCTTTGCGAGAAACAAGTGA
- the LOC6631625 gene encoding uncharacterized protein isoform X1, with the protein MMLKRIHQLLLYALCLLILAVFCAPAPSESRRVIFLAPPGIARGQILATHGIEKSCQKCHMRDHRGNCRRIISYSSDGVSC; encoded by the exons ATGATGCTAAAACGCATCCATCAGTTACTTCTATACGCGCTGTGTCTGCTTATCTTGGCTGTGTTCTGTGCACCAGCACCGAGTGAATCTCGGCGGGTGATCTTCTTGGCGCCACCCGGAATCGCCCGCGGGCAGATACTGGCTACGCATGGCATAGAGAAGTCTTGCCAGAAGTGCCACATGAGGGACCATCGTGGCAACTGTCGGCGCATAATATCGTACAGTTCAG ATGGCGTGAGCTGCTGA